GGAATCATCTGGTGGAAGGAAAATCAGGCGTAGCATTACATAAAGTGATCGAAAATCAGGAAGCTTTCTACGCTTCAATAATTGATACTGAAAAGCTGGAAAAAGAATTTAAAATCAATTTTGACAGTCAGAATTTTACAAGACTGGAAAAAATGTTTCTTTTAAGCTTAAAACCTCTGGTTGAAAAGCATGAAATTTCAAAAGAAACTGCTTTTATATTATCAACTACCAAAGGAAACATCAGTTTATTAAAAAATCAGACAGAGTTACCGGAAGGTGTTTATCTTTCAAATTTAGCACAAAAAATTGCTGATTATTTTGGGTTTAAGACAATGCCTATCGTCGTTTCCAATGCCTGCGTTTCAGGAGTAATGGCTATTGCTGTTGCCAAAAATATGATCCTAGCCGGAAAATATAAAGATGCTTTTGTAATTGCCGGGGATGAGGTTTCAGAATTTGTCATTTCAGGATTCAATTCTTTCCAGGCTATCGGAACAGAACCTTGTAAACCCTACGACAAAAACAGGAACGGAATCAATATTGGTGAAGCCACAGCAGCAGTATATATTACCTCTGTTCCAAGCGAAAACGAAAAATTTAGGTTTAAGATACTGGGCGATTCCGCAGTGAACGATGCCAACCATATTTCCGGCCCTTCCAGAACGGGAGACGGATTATATGCAAGTATCAGCAATGCAATGACGGAAGCGAATGTCACCTCTGATCAGATCGATTTTATTTCCGCCCATGGAACCGCCACCCTGTACAATGACGAAATGGAAGCCATTGCTTTCAACAGAATGGAACTTCAAAATGCTCCATTAAACAGTATGAAAGGGTATTACGGACACTGTCTCGGAGCATCAGGGCTTTTGGAAAGTATTATTTCTATGGAAAGTGCCCGTCACGGAATGCTTATTCCTTCTAAAAACTTTGAAGAAACAGGAGTTTCCCAACCTTTGAACATCATCAGAGAAAATCAGCCTGCAACCATTCAGTATATTTTAAAAACAGCTTCAGGCTTTGGCGGATGCAATGCCGCGGTTGTTTTGGAAAAATGTTAAAAATAAAATCCTTTCAAAATTTTTGAAAGGATTCATTCTTTATTTTAATTCTTTAGCAATCATTATTTTTTCATTAATAATATTATTCCATAAATCATCTGTAGAAACAATAAAATAATCGTTAGATGAGATTTTAGGTTTAAGTCTGAAATAAAAATCATAAGAACCCCCAACAATTCCCTTATCCGGAATATATAAAAACCGGTCTATACCACGATGCTTATCATACCCATCATGCATCCACCATCCGTCAAAAGTCCAGAACTGATAGGCTTTATTTCCTTTGATTATTATTCTTTTGATAAATAATTTCTAAAACTGTAGGAAACATCCAATTGTTTATTTACAATCTCATTTCTTACGTCCATGATAAAAACTTTCTCGGGAAACTGCTGTTTAAAGCTTTTTTCCACTTCTTTTACAGTCACTTCTTTTTCTACAGTGTTAATTGTGCCATAGGAAGAGACTAATGGATATTTATAATTTCCGATACTGAAAACTTCTGTTAAACACATTTTCGACACATAATAGTTCCCATTTTCTTTCTTCACTAACTTATACTGTAAAGTTTTCTTATCAGGACTATTATTTATGAGCAATTCCTCTACAATCGTTTGGATTTTATCCTTGGAAAAAATTTTATCTTTTATTTTTTCGTAGTCAATAAGCTCCCAATTCTGGCCTCTTTCATCCATTCTTGGAAGTATTTTTTCACCCAAATCTGGAAAGTACAGAAATTAGCAAAATGTGGTTTTTAGATACAAATACATTATACACATTGATATCCTTTTTGACATTGTATATTTCCTGAGTATTTAATGTATATTCATTCACTTTAAATTTTGTTCTCAAGCTATCTAAAAGAAAATATTCTTGGGAATAAATATAGCATGGAATAAATAATAGTATTGATAAAAATATTTTCATTTTCTTATATTTACTTATGGACACTTTGTTCCTTTTTGATTTCCAAGAGTGGTATCTCTTTCATTTTTATTGAAGTTTTCTTTTTTCAGTAAAGAAGCTCTGGTATGGTTGGTTCCATTGATATAATAAATAATACAAAAACCTCCTTTAGGAGGTTTTTGTATTATTTATTGCTTAGTAAAAATCAAATCCTTTGTTTCGGGAAGATAAATATTAATATCTGTTCCTGGAGGGCACTTGCTGCTGTCAAGAATAATGTCGTTAGGACGATATTCCCATGAAATTTGCGTAGAATTTATTTTCTTTAATTCGATACTTCCCCAACCTACTCTACAGTTTGTACCACCATAATTAAACCATACAATATTTTTACTTGGGTATGTTCCACGACTATATATTGTATGTCTAAGTTGATTGGGTTCAAAGATCATATTTTGTGTATTTTGAAGAATAATTCCTGCTGAATTTTTAATAGTATATCTAACTGATAACACGTCCTGATATATATTCAATGATTTTAAAAACTTCATTGTTTCTTTAGTAATAAATAATTTAATTTCGTTTCCTTGAAAATTAACTTTATATTCCCCTATATAAGTTGTTAATTCTATTTAAATCTTTTAAATAAGAGCCTTGGGGAATTTCTTCAAAATCTGTATTAAGAGGATAGGTTTGCTGTGCTTTACAAGAAAACACAACAAACATATTCAACAATATTACTAAACCTTTCATTATTGTTTAGTAAAAATTAAATCTTTTGTTTCAGGAAGATAAATTTTTGTATCTAATGTTGGTGGGCATTTAGCTGCTGTTGTTACAATATCATTTGGACGATATTCCCATGAAATTTGTGTTGAATTAATCTTTTTTAAATTAATACTACCAAAACCAACATTACAATTAGTCCCATTATATATTAATTCTGCCTTGTTACCATTATCTGTAATCCATGTACTATAAATTGTATGCTTAAGATCGTCTGGTGATGATATTATATTTTTAGTATCTTGAAGTATTGTTCCAGAAGGATTCCTTACAATATATTTTACAGATAAAACATCGATATAAATTTTTTGATTTCCATAATCAAAAAGCTTATCGTTTTCTTTAGTAATATAAAGTATAATATTATTTCCATTATAAGTTGACATATATGTTCCCACAAAAGATTGAAGCTCATCATTTGTGTCTTTCAAATGGGACATATTTGGAACATTGTCTAAAGAAGTTATTAATGGATAGATTTGTTGGGCTTTACAAGACATTAAACTTATGATAAATGCTAATGTCAGAAGTATTTTTAATTGCTTTGCATTCATTTTTTTATTTTTAAAAATTAATAATTAGGGACAAGGTACTCCAGTCGGCACTCCGCTACTATTTAATGTTACATTATTTACAGTACCGCTAGCTTCTATACGTTGCAAATTTACTTTTCCATTTATTCCTATTATATTTAGTGTCTCGAAAAATAATTTTTCTAATCCTTTTTCATTAAGGTCTCCTGAACTTTTGATATAAGTATTACCATTCAATGATGTATTAGTTAGTTCAGCTATTTTTCTTTGATACTTGCTTATAAATTGATTCATTTGTGAAGATGTATAAACATAACCTCCCAACTCAGTTCCAGTCCCTGTATATTGTATTACATAATGTATATACTGAACATTATCAGGACAAGTGTTACACCATTCTCCAGCTATCATACCAAGATATGCATTTCCCACTCCGTCCTGTGTGCTTTGTGCAGCAGCAAAACCAAATAATGCATCTACAATATCCGGTGGGGAAAACATATGCGTTCCTGTTGCAGTATGATTATGATACCCACCATAAGAATCTGTAACATCATTAAACACTACCTGATGTGCAGAGTTGACGTCTGCCGGAGCCAAAGTACCATCTTTTTTTTCCTTAAAGCCAATTTCCCCGGCACTTACATTACTAAGTGTTGCTAATGCCTGTGCTTTTATATTATTAACTCCTTGTTTTACATTAGGCTTATTCAGAACATCTTTTGTTTTCTCACAGGGATTTACTATTGGCTCTGGGGTAGGTGTATTACTTCCTCCTCCTCCACTTCCTACACTTGGGTCAAAACAGTTATTATATCCTGTACATCCTCCCTTAGGGCCACTGCCACCCGGCTTTGGTTTTGGAGGTGGAGAGATTATAATATCAGGAATGCCACAGGCATCATCTTCCGTAGACCCACAACCGCTTCCCTTACCAAGCAGCCCTTTTTGCAAATTATTTTTCATATAAGCTATGCGGAATATCTCTATCACTTCGTCATAATATGCGTTTCCAGAGTCCAGCCTTCTGAATTCCACTTCTGTTTCGGTATTACTAAGAATACCAGCCATAAGGCCATCTACCTGGTTATTTTTGATGATTGGATATACCACCCAACGTTCTCCATCATCCAAAAGCATTTGCTGAGAATGGAGCTTAAATTCTACATACTCAGACTCATTTTTCTTGAAGTTTCCTTTTTTCAGTAAAGAGGCCTTAGTGAAGCTAGATCCATTGATCTGGTCATAGTTTTCCAACAGCGTTTTAAAACCCTTTCCATAATCAATAGCTTCATCTTTCTGAGCGGTAAATACCCTGAACTTAGAAGGAGGTGCTTCTTCATGGATAGTAAGAAAGTCTTCTGAGCGGCAGGAGACTAAAGAAGCAACCAGCGCTGCACAGAAAAGCAGCCTGACAGGTAATTTTTTTTTCATGTGTTTTTTATTGTTTTTAAGTTGTTAAATATAAATATTTTTCCCTACTTAGAGAATTTTTTCGAAATTAAATACAAATATCTTTTTAAACAACAACCTATGGTTATAAAATCAATAACCATGAGTTATCATTTCAAATTATTTTATATTTGTAAAAAATACCCCTATGAGCTTAGGAGCAAAACTTAAACAGCTTAGGCTGAACAAAAACTGGTCGCAGTCCGATGCTGCCTATCAATTAGATATTTCACAGCCTGCATATAATAAATGGGAAACAGACCAGTCCAAATCCAGTATAGATAAGCTTGGGAAAATTGCTGAGGTCTTTGAGATAGATATTTATGGTCTATTAGAAAACACTATAACTATTAACTTTAAATAGGCAATCACCGGAACTTATTAAAAGTATCCTGAAAAATCAAGAACAGATTTCAAAGCATATTGAATCATAAAATAAATTAATAGAAAACTTGCTTAAAAAATAGCAGATTTGCTGCTTATGAAGAAAACCGACAGCTGTACCATAGAACATTCAAAAATAACCTTCAACGGAAATCCTGTTTTTGAAAGCCAGAATGAAACATTTCATGATTTTGCCAAAGAAGCATATAAAAGCTTAGAAATCAATTATCCTAAATTTCACAAGATGGATAACCTGAGCAAATTGG
The Chryseobacterium sp. W4I1 DNA segment above includes these coding regions:
- a CDS encoding helix-turn-helix domain-containing protein; the encoded protein is MSLGAKLKQLRLNKNWSQSDAAYQLDISQPAYNKWETDQSKSSIDKLGKIAEVFEIDIYGLLENTITINFK
- a CDS encoding DUF6705 family protein, whose amino-acid sequence is MNAKQLKILLTLAFIISLMSCKAQQIYPLITSLDNVPNMSHLKDTNDELQSFVGTYMSTYNGNNIILYITKENDKLFDYGNQKIYIDVLSVKYIVRNPSGTILQDTKNIISSPDDLKHTIYSTWITDNGNKAELIYNGTNCNVGFGSINLKKINSTQISWEYRPNDIVTTAAKCPPTLDTKIYLPETKDLIFTKQ
- a CDS encoding beta-ketoacyl synthase N-terminal-like domain-containing protein; protein product: MKNEIYITDYNCITPLGFDVSSNWNHLVEGKSGVALHKVIENQEAFYASIIDTEKLEKEFKINFDSQNFTRLEKMFLLSLKPLVEKHEISKETAFILSTTKGNISLLKNQTELPEGVYLSNLAQKIADYFGFKTMPIVVSNACVSGVMAIAVAKNMILAGKYKDAFVIAGDEVSEFVISGFNSFQAIGTEPCKPYDKNRNGINIGEATAAVYITSVPSENEKFRFKILGDSAVNDANHISGPSRTGDGLYASISNAMTEANVTSDQIDFISAHGTATLYNDEMEAIAFNRMELQNAPLNSMKGYYGHCLGASGLLESIISMESARHGMLIPSKNFEETGVSQPLNIIRENQPATIQYILKTASGFGGCNAAVVLEKC